The segment CTCATTTTTGAACCTTCTATTCTTGTTGAAGCTCCAACGCTTCTAACCGTTGCAATAGATTTTAGTTGTTTTAAGCTTTGACCTTCTTTTTTTTCTATCGAAGTCCATAAAGCATCAAATCTATCAATTTGGCTAATCATTGATATCAGCTTCCAATCAAGATCAATGGTAAACATATGTACTATACTTTCCATATTACAAATGTATCAAATTTTCAATAAAATGATACGATATGATTCGTTTTTATTCGATAAATATACGATAACAGTATTTCAATCTGT is part of the Cytophagales bacterium genome and harbors:
- a CDS encoding Fic family protein, which encodes MESIVHMFTIDLDWKLISMISQIDRFDALWTSIEKKEGQSLKQLKSIATVRSVGASTRIEGSKM